One Fusarium musae strain F31 chromosome 6, whole genome shotgun sequence DNA segment encodes these proteins:
- a CDS encoding hypothetical protein (EggNog:ENOG41) — protein MSAADNQPLVADETKSISVPPNVRFIIDDIEEEWQYSSKFDYIHSRMMNSSVADWESYATKIFENLEPGGYAELQEIDVFTKSDDGTLTPQHNLWQWAQLIYDASVKLGRPYFDPSNIKDVLTKVGFEDVTEAKFKWPSNRWPKDKKHKELGVWNNENANFFLEAVAIAPLTRALGWSREEVTVFIAQARKEVNDPRIHAYWPM, from the exons ATGTCAGCTGCGGATAATCAGCCGCTCGTTGCTGATGAGA CTAAGAGTATCAGTGTCCCTCCAAATGTCCGATTCATCATTGATGATATTGAAGAGGAGTGGCAATACTCTTCAAAGTTTGACTACATCCACAGTCGCATGATGAACTCTAGTGTCGCGGACTGGGAAAGCTACGCTACCAAGATCTTTGA GAACCTGGAACCAGGTGGCTATGCAGAGCTACAGGAGATTGATGTCTTTACCAAATCCGACGATGGCACCTTGACGCCGCAGCACAATCTATGGCAGTGGGCCCAGCTTATCTACGATGCATCTGTCAAACTGGGAAGACCGTACTTCGACCCGAGCAACATAAAGGACGTTCTCACCAAGGTTGGTTTTGAGGATGTAACGGAAGCAAAGTTCAAGTGGCCAAGCAACCGATGGcccaaagacaagaagcatAAAGAATTAGGCGTGTGGAACAATGAGAATGCGAATTTCTTCCTTGAGGCTGTGGCGATAGCTCCACTGACGCGGGCTTTGGGATGGTCGAGAGAAGAGGTCACTGTTTTCATCGCGCAAGCCAGAAAAGAAGTCAATGACCCTCGGATTCATGCATACTGGCCAATGTGA
- a CDS encoding hypothetical protein (CAZy:GH31), which yields MPQRERIPSSWTVEAAGKDSTKPSVHLRCNDATLPFEFNFEAVRPNVFRTTFTSATHPLPPRPSVPRAETKLDGVQPKVTSNDKGTKIQIGNVVANVDYAGETPLLSVGFDGQPPILQDLDNRSYAVNGDGIAHYTQYNRKTFHVGLGEKAAPMDLSGRRFQISATDSFGYDAHRTDPLYKNIPLLINATPQGCVAMFSTSHTRGEYSIGSEMDGMWGFYKVYRQDFGGLEEYIITGKTLKEVVQTYADLAGYPLLVPRWAFGYLSGGMKYSMLDDPPAGEALIELACKMKEHDIPCSAYQMSSGYTVAEQHPKNRHVFTWNRHRFPDPEDWIKEFHKLGMRTIANVKPHPEYQKLKDAGGLFLDPHTKEPAVTKLWSAGGGERANGGHIDFTSEAGYNWWYNGIKRLAEEGIDCMWNDNNEYTIPDDEWECALNVSKDVLEVPEGLEKRPQVGLWGRSLHTELNGKASHDALLAVNPDSRPFVLTRSATAGTMRYACSSWSGDNTTSWDSMRGSTALGLNAGLSLMQCYGHDIGGFEGPQPDPELLLRWVQLGIYSPRFAINCFKTGQDNSIGDVIEPWMHPSITHLVRKTIKRRYALIPYIYSLSLESHQTASPPQRWIGWGYESDPEVWKLLDGEKQYWLGDSMLVGGVFEAGASKVKFYLPKAPDDDEGYLNLNAPYQYLEAGQWVDLDVEWHGAGIPVLGKVGRAVAVGRDVQVLSPGEKENVANLPLDDYRGVEIFPPQKESRDGKWHETTWYEDDGTSVSTKNKISSYTIAYSATESEIKVKFSKDESSGFQAPWKSLVFILPFGDLRKVVSEDKEVVDLGLSAEGKKQYELK from the exons ATGCCTCAACGTGAACGCATTCCTTCTTCGTGGACAGTCGAGGCAGCTGGCAAAGACAGCACCAAGCCGTCTGTCCACTTGCGTTGCAACGATGCCACTCTGCCCTTTGAGTTCAACTTTGAAGCAGTTCGTCCCAACGTCTTCAGAACAACCTTCACATCCGCTACCCATCCTCTACCGCCTCGTCCCAGCGTCCCTCGTGCTGAGACGAAGCTAGATGGTGTTCAGCCAAAAGTCACATCGAATGACAAGGGTACCAAGATCCAGATTGGTAATGTGGTCGCCAATGTCGACTATGCTGGAGAgactcctcttctctctgtAGGCTTCGATGGTCAGCCACCAattcttcaagatcttgacaACAGATCTTATGCCGTCAATGGTGACGGTATCGCTCACTACACTCAGTATAACCGCAAGACGTTCCATGTCGGTCTTGGAGAAAAGGCTGCGCCAATGGATCTCTCTGGTCGCCGGTTCCAGATATCAGCAACCGACAGCTTTGGATACGACGCCCATCGAACTGACCCTCTCTACAAGAACATCCCCCTCTTGATCAATGCTACACCTCAAGGCTGCGTAGCCATGTTCTCCACCAGCCATACTCGAGGAGAATACTCCATCGGCTCCGAGATGGACGGTATGTGGGGATTCTACAAGGTCTATCGTCAGGACTTTGGAGGTCTTGAAGAGTATATCATCACCGGAAAGACTCTCAAAGAAGTTGTTCAGACCTACGCTGATCTCGCTGGTTATCCCCTTCTCGTTCCTCGCTGGGCCTTCGGTTACCTCTCTGGAGGCATGAAGTACTCCATGCTCGACGATCCCCCAGCTGGTGAAGCCTTGATCGAGTTGGCGtgcaagatgaaggagcaCGACATTCCTTGCTCGGCTTACCAGATGTCATCTGGATACACCGTGGCTGAGCAGCACCCCAAGAACCGACACGTTTTCACTTGGAATCGCCACCGCTTCCCCGATCCCGAGGATTGGATTAAGGAGTTCCATAAGCTGGGTATGCGTACTATTGCCAACGTAAAGCC TCATCCCGAGtaccagaagctcaaggatgctGGCGGTCTCTTCCTTGATCCTCATACCAAGGAACCAGCTGTCACCAAGCTTTGGAGCGCTGGAGGAGGTGAGAGAGCCAACGGTGGTCATATTGACTTCACTTCTGAGGCCGGTTACAACTGGTGGTACAATGGGATCAAGAGGCTTGCAGAAGAGGGTATCGACTGCATGTGGAATGATAACAACGAGTACACGATTCCCGATGACGAATGGGAGTGCGCTCTCAACGTCAGCAAGGATGTACTCGAGGTTCCCGAGGGGCTTGAGAAGCGACCTCAAGTCGGTCTCTGGGGTCGCAGTTTACATACTGAGCTCAACGGCAAGGCATCTCACGATGCTCTTCTAGCTGTCAACCCTGACTCGCGACCTTTCGTTCTCACTCGCAGTGCTACAGCCGGTACTATGCGCTACGCCTGCAGCTCTTGGAGCGGTGACAACACTACCAGCTGGGATAGTATGAGAGGCTCGACTGCTCTCGGTCTCAACGCTGGCCTCTCCCTGATGCAGTGTTACGGGCATGATATTGGTGGTTTCGAGGGTCCTCAACCTGACCCTGAGCTTCTCCTTCGTTGGGTCCAGCTTGGTATCTACTCTCCTCGATTCGCCATCAACTGCTTCAAGACAGGCCAAGACAACTCAATCGGTGATGTCATTGAGCCTTGGATGCACCCATCTATCACTCACCTTGTCCGCAAGACTATCAAGCGTCGCTATGCCTTGATTCCTTACATCTACTCTCTATCTCTCGAGAGTCACCAGACTGCTTCGCCGCCCCAGAGATGGATCGGTTGGGGTTACGAGTCTGACCCTGAAGTCtggaagcttcttgatggaGAGAAGCAGTACTGGCTAGGTGACTCCATGCTCGTCGGTGGTGTCTTCGAGGCTGGAGCAAGCAAGGTCAAGTTCTACCTCCCCAAGGCGccggacgatgatgagggatACCTGAACCTAAATGCACCATACCAGTATCTTGAGGCTGGTCAATGGGTTGACCTTGACGTCGAGTGGCATGGTGCTGGCATCCCCGTTCTCGGCAAGGTTGGCCGTGCCGTCGCTGTTGGTCGAGACGTACAGGTTCTCTCTCCTGGTGAGAAGGAGAACGTGGCAAATCTCCCTCTTGACGATTACCGGGGCGTGGAGATCTTCCCTCCTCAGAAGGAATCTCGTGATGGCAAGTGGCATGAGACAACGTggtatgaagatgatggtacCTCTGTGTCAACCAAGAACAAAATCTCTTCTTACACCATTGCTTACTCGGCTACGGAGTCTGAGATCAAGGTCAAGTTTTCCAAGGATGAGAGTTCTGGTTTCCAAGCACCTTGGAAGTCCCTTGTTTTCATTCTACCCTTTGGCGACTTGAGAAAGGTCGTTAGTGAGGATAAAGAAGTCGTGGACTTAGGCCTGAGCGCGGAGGGCAAAAAGCAATATGAGCTGAAGTAA